Proteins encoded together in one Macadamia integrifolia cultivar HAES 741 chromosome 8, SCU_Mint_v3, whole genome shotgun sequence window:
- the LOC122087589 gene encoding AT-hook motif nuclear-localized protein 1-like isoform X1, with amino-acid sequence MEGREGMSTGVAVMGADAPPNFHVAARTENPSSVAAAVAAVSPVGASKVSVALPGSSTVKKKRGRPRKYGTEGTVSLALSPMPISSSAPAPQPPPPPQSTGEFSGSNKRGRGRPGLMKQLQHQRMEMENKGEWVSCSVGANFTPHVITVATGEDVTMKIISFAQQGPGAICILSANGAISNVTFRQPDSSGGSLTYEGRFEILSLSGSFMPSEREGTRSRSGGMSVSLASPDGRVVGGVVGGLLVAATPVQVVVGSFLPSTQQELKTKKSKTDATSASTPNAAMSLSNAEMEESYGGQGPRTATPRSDMGNSSSFRGDNWPPMHSMQDSRNTATDINISLPSG; translated from the exons ATGGAAGGGAGGGAAGGTATGAGTACCGGAGTAGCAGTAATGGGGGCAGATGCCCCTCCAAACTTCCATGTAGCTGCAAGAACAGAGAACCCTAGTTCAGTTGCtgcagcagtagcagcagtatCTCCAGTTGGAGCGTCAAAGGTAAGTGTGGCGTTGCCGGGAAGTAGTacggtgaagaagaagagaggtagGCCTCGAAAATATGGAACAGAAGGAACTGTGTCTCTGGCATTATCACCAATGCCGATTTCTTCTTCTGCACCGGcaccacaaccaccaccaccaccacaatcAACTGGTGAGTTTTCCGGTAGCAACAAGCGGGGTAGAGGGCGGCCAGGTTTGATGAAGCAACTGCAGCACCAGAGAATGGAGATGGAAAATAAGG GTGAGTGGGTGTCATGCTCTGTTGGGGCAAATTTTACACCCCATGTGATCACTGTTGCTACTGGTGAG GACGTTACAATGAAGATTATATCGTTTGCTCAGCAAGGGCCCGGAGCCATTTGCATTCTTTCAGCAAATGGTGCAATTTCAAATGTTACTTTTCGTCAGCCTGATTCTTCCGGGGGTTCGTTGACATATGAG GGTCGGTTTGAGATACTTTCATTATCGGGATCATTCATGCCTTCTGAAAGAGAAGGAACTCGGAGCAGATCTGGTGGGATGAGTGTCTCGTTGGCGAGTCCAGATGGTCGTGTCGTAGGGGGAGTAGTTGGTGGTCTACTAGTAGCTGCCACCCCAGTACAG GTTGTGGTGGGCAGCTTTCTGCCCAGCACCCAACAGGAGCTCAAGACAAAAAAGTCGAAGACAGATGCCACATCTGCTAGTACACCAAATGCTGCCATGTCACTTTCCAATGCAGAGATGGAAGAGAGCTATGGTGGCCAAGGGCCACGTACTGCAACTCCAAGGTCTGATATGGGTAACAGTTCTTCCTTCCGAGGAGACAACTGGCCACCTATGCACTCCATGCAGGATTCAAGGAATACTGCAACTGACATAAACATATCTTTACCTTCAGGATAA
- the LOC122087300 gene encoding probable rRNA-processing protein EBP2 homolog: MVVLKKQSTLFEGDTVDMDDVNGEASESESESEPEPEPEPESESEDEDVMLTEPSKTSINNHDGLLEKLADISWPDDVEWIHKLSIDIDQEQKVDVNDDLARELAFYTQALEGTRQAFGKLQSMGLPFLRPPDYYAEMVKTDTHMEKVKGRLLVAKRRIEEAEERRKAREAKKIAKEVQSQKLKERSKQKKEEIESVKKWRKQRQQSGFASGDKDGEMAFSFEDGKVFERSNKRRPGVAPGDRSGGRAGHRGGMGKKGGDKKGKGRDFKNSKFGFGGRKGMKKQNTADTTNELRGFHKGNTSGNKKRKR, translated from the coding sequence ATGGTTGTGCTCAAGAAACAATCAACCTTGTTTGAAGGTGATACAGTGGACATGGATGATGTCAATGGTGAAGCatctgaatctgaatctgaatctgaacctgaacctgaacctgaacctgaaTCAGAATCTGAAGATGAAGATGTGATGTTGACTGAACCTTCTAAGACCTCCATAAACAACCATGATGGTCTCCTTGAGAAGCTTGCGGATATTAGCTGGCCAGATGATGTGGAATGGATTCACAAGCTCTCCATTGATATTGATCAAGAGCAAAAGGTTGATGTGAATGATGACCTTGCCCGTGAGCTCGCTTTCTACACTCAAGCACTGGAGGGAACTAGACAGGCCTTTGGGAAGCTGCAATCGATGGGGCTCCCTTTTCTCAGGCCACCAGACTACTATGCAGAGATGGTAAAGACTGATACCCACATGGAGAAGGTGAAAGGCAGGCTCTTGGTGGCGAAGAGAAGGATTGAAGAGGctgaagagagaagaaaagctAGGGAAGCAAAGAAAATAGCTAAAGAGGTTCAGTCTCAGAAACTCAAAGAGAGATCTaagcagaagaaagaggagattGAATCAGTTAAGAAGTGGAGGAAACAAAGACAACAGAGTGGGTTTGCCAGTGGAGACAAAGATGGCGAAATGGCTTTTTCATTTGAAGATGGGAAGGTTTTTGAAAGGTCAAATAAGAGGAGGCCTGGGGTGGCACCTGGAGATAGATCAGGAGGAAGGGCTGGGCATCGTGGTGGCATGGGAAAGAAGGGTGGGGACAAAAAGGGGAAGGGCAGAGACTTTAAGAATTCCAAATTTGGatttggaggaaggaaaggtatgaagaagcagaatacagCTGATACAACAAATGAACTGAGAGGCTTCCACAAAGGGAATACTTCaggaaataagaaaaggaaaaggtga
- the LOC122087589 gene encoding AT-hook motif nuclear-localized protein 1-like isoform X2, with protein MSTGVAVMGADAPPNFHVAARTENPSSVAAAVAAVSPVGASKVSVALPGSSTVKKKRGRPRKYGTEGTVSLALSPMPISSSAPAPQPPPPPQSTGEFSGSNKRGRGRPGLMKQLQHQRMEMENKGEWVSCSVGANFTPHVITVATGEDVTMKIISFAQQGPGAICILSANGAISNVTFRQPDSSGGSLTYEGRFEILSLSGSFMPSEREGTRSRSGGMSVSLASPDGRVVGGVVGGLLVAATPVQVVVGSFLPSTQQELKTKKSKTDATSASTPNAAMSLSNAEMEESYGGQGPRTATPRSDMGNSSSFRGDNWPPMHSMQDSRNTATDINISLPSG; from the exons ATGAGTACCGGAGTAGCAGTAATGGGGGCAGATGCCCCTCCAAACTTCCATGTAGCTGCAAGAACAGAGAACCCTAGTTCAGTTGCtgcagcagtagcagcagtatCTCCAGTTGGAGCGTCAAAGGTAAGTGTGGCGTTGCCGGGAAGTAGTacggtgaagaagaagagaggtagGCCTCGAAAATATGGAACAGAAGGAACTGTGTCTCTGGCATTATCACCAATGCCGATTTCTTCTTCTGCACCGGcaccacaaccaccaccaccaccacaatcAACTGGTGAGTTTTCCGGTAGCAACAAGCGGGGTAGAGGGCGGCCAGGTTTGATGAAGCAACTGCAGCACCAGAGAATGGAGATGGAAAATAAGG GTGAGTGGGTGTCATGCTCTGTTGGGGCAAATTTTACACCCCATGTGATCACTGTTGCTACTGGTGAG GACGTTACAATGAAGATTATATCGTTTGCTCAGCAAGGGCCCGGAGCCATTTGCATTCTTTCAGCAAATGGTGCAATTTCAAATGTTACTTTTCGTCAGCCTGATTCTTCCGGGGGTTCGTTGACATATGAG GGTCGGTTTGAGATACTTTCATTATCGGGATCATTCATGCCTTCTGAAAGAGAAGGAACTCGGAGCAGATCTGGTGGGATGAGTGTCTCGTTGGCGAGTCCAGATGGTCGTGTCGTAGGGGGAGTAGTTGGTGGTCTACTAGTAGCTGCCACCCCAGTACAG GTTGTGGTGGGCAGCTTTCTGCCCAGCACCCAACAGGAGCTCAAGACAAAAAAGTCGAAGACAGATGCCACATCTGCTAGTACACCAAATGCTGCCATGTCACTTTCCAATGCAGAGATGGAAGAGAGCTATGGTGGCCAAGGGCCACGTACTGCAACTCCAAGGTCTGATATGGGTAACAGTTCTTCCTTCCGAGGAGACAACTGGCCACCTATGCACTCCATGCAGGATTCAAGGAATACTGCAACTGACATAAACATATCTTTACCTTCAGGATAA